In Streptomyces nojiriensis, one genomic interval encodes:
- a CDS encoding cytochrome c biogenesis CcdA family protein gives MVVLASTTSVVTSGTLVAAVPVALLAGIISFFSPCVLPLVPGYLGYVTGLSASTLSPEAREEKRGRMLLGALLFVLGFSAPFVTQGAFFGYFGSTLSAYKDTLDIVLGSLTILFGLAFMGFLPGFTQRDFRIHRKPGAGLLGAPVLGFTFGLGWSPCMGPTLGAVMSLSMGQESPGRGALLVSFFCLGLGVPFILAAVAFRRSMKAFGWVKKHYSLVLKIGGGFLIAVGVLLVTGLWSDFVYQLQIWLPASNAVGI, from the coding sequence CTGGTGGTCCTGGCATCGACTACGTCGGTGGTGACGAGCGGCACCCTGGTCGCCGCCGTGCCGGTGGCCCTCCTGGCCGGCATCATCTCGTTCTTCTCGCCCTGCGTGCTGCCGCTCGTCCCGGGATACCTCGGCTACGTCACGGGCCTTTCCGCCTCCACACTGAGCCCCGAGGCGCGTGAGGAAAAGCGTGGCCGGATGCTTCTGGGCGCACTCCTCTTCGTGCTCGGATTCTCGGCCCCATTCGTCACCCAGGGCGCCTTCTTCGGATACTTCGGCAGCACCCTTTCCGCATACAAGGACACGCTCGACATCGTTCTGGGAAGCCTGACGATCCTCTTCGGGCTCGCCTTCATGGGATTCCTCCCCGGTTTCACGCAGCGCGACTTCCGGATCCACCGGAAGCCCGGAGCCGGACTGCTCGGCGCACCGGTTCTCGGCTTCACGTTCGGGCTCGGGTGGTCGCCGTGCATGGGCCCGACCCTCGGAGCTGTGATGAGCCTGTCCATGGGGCAGGAGAGCCCGGGCCGGGGCGCGCTGCTCGTGTCCTTCTTCTGCCTGGGGCTGGGCGTTCCCTTCATCCTCGCGGCCGTCGCTTTCCGCCGGTCGATGAAGGCGTTCGGATGGGTCAAGAAGCACTACTCGCTGGTGCTCAAGATCGGCGGCGGATTCCTGATCGCGGTCGGAGTACTGCTCGTCACCGGGCTCTGGAGCGACTTCGTCTACCAGCTGCAGATCTGGCTGCCCGCGTCCAACGCGGTCGGGATCTGA
- a CDS encoding LysR family transcriptional regulator, producing MAGSTADLLPQELRILVAVCDRGGFSAAAAALGLTQSAVSHSVRGSEAKVGGVLFERGRAGATPTPAGERAVALARRILRMYEVLGAEVRGAGRGAVEGVLRIAAFRSAALHLLPPALERLTARHPGIRPEVRVVREIGAGAAGEVAAGRADLGIATLGGSQEVAPGLLTGLLAQEAYRLVHPAGHPDPKGLPLMDWDENCGSYTRSWWRAQDWIPRATVKAEDDAMVLTMVGRGLGMAIMPELSLREATEAVDITDLGPGGPVRQVGYVTTAESASTLAVRALIRELRSEKG from the coding sequence ATGGCGGGAAGCACTGCCGACCTGCTGCCCCAGGAACTGCGGATCCTGGTCGCCGTCTGCGACCGGGGCGGCTTCTCCGCCGCCGCGGCCGCGCTCGGCCTCACCCAGTCGGCCGTCTCCCACTCCGTGCGCGGCAGCGAGGCCAAGGTCGGCGGGGTGCTCTTCGAGCGCGGCCGCGCCGGGGCCACCCCCACCCCGGCGGGGGAGCGGGCCGTCGCCCTCGCCCGCCGGATCCTGCGGATGTACGAGGTCCTCGGCGCGGAGGTCCGGGGCGCGGGCCGCGGCGCGGTGGAGGGGGTGCTGCGGATCGCGGCGTTCCGCAGTGCGGCCCTGCACCTGCTGCCGCCCGCGCTGGAGCGGCTCACGGCCCGGCACCCGGGCATCCGCCCCGAGGTCCGCGTCGTGCGCGAGATCGGCGCCGGAGCGGCCGGGGAAGTGGCGGCGGGCCGCGCCGACCTGGGCATCGCCACGCTGGGCGGCTCGCAGGAGGTGGCTCCCGGCCTGCTGACCGGGCTGCTGGCGCAGGAGGCGTACCGGCTGGTCCACCCGGCCGGGCACCCGGACCCGAAGGGCCTGCCGCTGATGGACTGGGACGAGAACTGCGGTTCCTACACCCGCTCCTGGTGGCGCGCCCAGGACTGGATCCCGCGGGCGACGGTCAAGGCGGAGGACGACGCGATGGTGCTGACCATGGTCGGCCGCGGGCTCGGCATGGCGATCATGCCCGAGCTGTCCCTGCGGGAGGCGACCGAGGCGGTGGACATCACCGATCTGGGCCCTGGGGGACCGGTGAGACAGGTGGGATACGTCACTACGGCGGAATCGGCCTCAACTCTCGCGGTAAGGGCTCTGATCAGGGAACTTCGTTCCGAGAAGGGCTGA
- a CDS encoding branched-chain amino acid aminotransferase, with product MTTPTIELKPSSNPLSDAEREAILASPGFGRHFTDHMVTIKWTEGRGWHDAELVPYAPLAIDPANMTLHYAQTIFEGLKAYRQPDGTVATFRPEANAARFQSSARRMAMPELPTELFIEACDALIKQDRAWVPDSGEASLYLRPFMFASEVGLGVRPANEFLFIVIASPAGAYFPGGVKPVSVWLSEDYVRAVKGGTGAAKTGGNYAASLVAQAQAASHGCDQVVWLDAVEHRWIEEMGGMNLYFVYGDRIVTPELTGSLLPGITRDSLLTIARDLGYTAEEGRLTTEDWQRDNANGTLTEVFACGTAAVITPVGSVKSERANWTQGDGEPGQVTMRLRKALLELQTGHSADTHGWMHPLG from the coding sequence ATGACGACGCCCACGATCGAGCTCAAGCCCTCCTCGAACCCGCTGTCCGATGCGGAGCGCGAGGCGATCCTGGCCAGCCCCGGCTTCGGCCGCCACTTCACCGACCACATGGTGACGATCAAGTGGACCGAGGGTCGCGGCTGGCACGATGCCGAGCTGGTCCCGTACGCGCCGCTCGCGATCGACCCGGCGAACATGACGCTGCACTACGCGCAGACGATCTTCGAGGGCCTCAAGGCCTACCGCCAGCCCGACGGCACCGTGGCCACCTTCCGCCCCGAGGCCAACGCCGCGCGCTTCCAGTCCTCCGCGCGCCGCATGGCCATGCCGGAGCTGCCGACCGAGCTCTTCATCGAGGCCTGCGACGCGCTGATCAAGCAGGACCGCGCCTGGGTGCCGGACTCCGGCGAGGCCTCCCTGTACCTGCGCCCGTTCATGTTCGCCTCCGAGGTCGGCCTCGGCGTCCGCCCGGCGAACGAGTTCCTCTTCATCGTCATCGCCTCGCCCGCCGGCGCCTACTTCCCCGGTGGCGTCAAGCCCGTCTCCGTCTGGCTCTCCGAGGACTACGTCCGCGCGGTCAAGGGCGGCACCGGCGCCGCGAAGACCGGCGGCAACTACGCGGCCTCGCTGGTCGCGCAGGCCCAGGCGGCCTCGCACGGCTGCGACCAGGTGGTCTGGCTCGACGCCGTCGAGCACCGCTGGATCGAGGAGATGGGCGGGATGAACCTGTACTTCGTGTACGGCGACCGCATCGTCACCCCGGAGCTCACCGGCTCGCTCCTCCCCGGCATCACCCGCGACTCCCTCCTCACCATCGCCCGCGACCTCGGCTACACCGCCGAGGAGGGCCGCCTGACCACCGAGGACTGGCAGCGCGACAACGCCAACGGCACCCTCACCGAGGTGTTCGCCTGCGGCACCGCCGCCGTCATCACCCCGGTCGGCTCGGTCAAGTCCGAGCGCGCCAACTGGACCCAGGGCGACGGTGAGCCGGGCCAGGTCACCATGCGTCTGCGCAAGGCGCTGCTGGAACTCCAGACCGGCCACAGCGCCGACACCCACGGCTGGATGCACCCGCTGGGCTAG
- a CDS encoding phosphocholine-specific phospholipase C, with product MTPISRRGFVGIGAGLVAGATLPAVTPTTAAAAAATGTITDVKHVVILMQENRSFDHYFGRLKGVRGFGDRAAGNIPGGWGMFNQPNWGGRQYPWKLSATPPAGGADSETLAQCTGDLPHSWTSQHAAWNKGRMDNWVTGVGNVRTLGHLDRGDIPFHYGLADNYTICDAYFCSALSATGPNRTFLWSGKVDATSKDGGDESGLTWETYAEALQRAGMSWKVYQNAQDNYGDNGLAYFKRFTDAGPGDPLWDRGMGSVPKVTGSTPDDIAAAIRADVVAGTLPQVSWVVASEAFSEHPYAPPGDGAHFVDLVYRALAADPEVFDSTVLFLNYDENDGFFDHVPPPVAPPGTPGEYIDGLPIGLGFRVPMIVMSPWTRGGWVSSEVFDHTSVLRFMEQWTTALGTPATCPNISAWRRKVVGDLTGVFDFKRPVYGVPAGLPSTAKVIGQATCAPLPNPAPQDNALPAQEPGTRPARALPYQVNGNLDRFEFGPAGQITAWFSMTNQGAEAKRAAHFSIHPHQHRDTTAWQYTVDPGGTGGDYFHIGLGNGSGKYDISMHGPNRFLRRFIGDASKPGKDIEVAARFAVEPGTGKPAVYFKMKNSSGSPVTFTIRANAYRTDGPWTYTVPANSSREDFFNAVAYSKGWYDFTILADSDGTWSRRYTGHIETGSASITGS from the coding sequence GTGACACCGATCAGCCGCAGAGGTTTCGTGGGAATCGGCGCCGGGCTCGTGGCGGGCGCCACCCTGCCCGCGGTCACACCGACGACGGCGGCCGCGGCCGCCGCGACCGGCACCATCACCGATGTGAAGCACGTGGTGATCCTGATGCAGGAGAACCGCAGCTTCGACCACTACTTCGGCAGGCTGAAGGGCGTCCGCGGGTTCGGCGACCGCGCCGCCGGCAACATCCCGGGCGGCTGGGGCATGTTCAACCAGCCCAACTGGGGCGGCCGCCAGTACCCGTGGAAGCTGTCCGCCACCCCGCCGGCGGGCGGCGCGGACAGCGAGACCCTGGCCCAGTGCACCGGCGACCTCCCGCACAGCTGGACCTCGCAGCACGCCGCCTGGAACAAGGGCCGGATGGACAACTGGGTCACGGGCGTCGGCAACGTCCGCACCCTCGGCCACCTCGACCGGGGGGACATCCCCTTCCACTACGGCCTCGCCGACAACTACACGATCTGCGACGCCTACTTCTGCTCCGCCCTCAGCGCGACCGGCCCGAACCGCACCTTCCTGTGGAGCGGCAAGGTCGACGCCACCAGCAAGGACGGCGGCGACGAGTCCGGGCTGACCTGGGAGACGTACGCGGAGGCCCTCCAGCGGGCCGGCATGAGCTGGAAGGTCTACCAGAACGCCCAGGACAACTACGGGGACAACGGGCTCGCCTACTTCAAGCGGTTCACGGACGCCGGCCCCGGCGATCCGCTGTGGGACCGGGGCATGGGCTCGGTTCCCAAGGTCACCGGCTCCACCCCGGACGACATCGCGGCCGCGATACGCGCCGATGTCGTGGCGGGCACCCTCCCCCAGGTGTCCTGGGTCGTGGCCAGTGAGGCCTTCTCGGAGCACCCCTACGCCCCGCCCGGCGACGGCGCCCACTTCGTGGACCTGGTCTACCGCGCCCTGGCCGCCGACCCCGAGGTGTTCGACTCCACGGTCCTCTTCCTCAACTACGACGAGAACGACGGATTCTTCGACCACGTCCCGCCGCCGGTCGCCCCGCCCGGCACCCCCGGCGAGTACATCGACGGCCTCCCCATCGGCCTCGGCTTCCGCGTCCCGATGATCGTGATGTCCCCCTGGACCCGCGGCGGCTGGGTGAGCTCGGAGGTCTTCGACCACACCTCGGTGCTGCGGTTCATGGAGCAGTGGACGACCGCCCTCGGCACCCCCGCCACCTGCCCGAACATCAGCGCCTGGCGCCGCAAGGTGGTCGGCGACCTGACCGGTGTCTTCGACTTCAAGCGCCCTGTCTACGGGGTCCCCGCGGGCCTCCCGTCCACCGCCAAGGTGATCGGCCAGGCGACCTGCGCCCCGCTCCCCAACCCGGCGCCGCAGGACAACGCCCTCCCGGCGCAGGAGCCCGGCACCCGCCCGGCGCGGGCCCTGCCGTACCAGGTGAACGGCAACCTCGACCGCTTCGAGTTCGGGCCGGCCGGCCAGATCACGGCCTGGTTCTCGATGACCAACCAGGGTGCCGAGGCGAAGCGGGCGGCGCACTTCTCGATCCACCCGCACCAGCACCGGGACACGACGGCCTGGCAGTACACCGTCGACCCGGGCGGCACCGGCGGCGACTACTTCCACATCGGCCTCGGCAACGGCTCGGGCAAGTACGACATCTCGATGCACGGCCCGAACCGCTTCCTGCGCCGCTTCATCGGCGACGCGTCGAAGCCGGGCAAGGACATCGAGGTGGCGGCCCGGTTCGCGGTCGAGCCCGGCACCGGCAAGCCGGCGGTCTACTTCAAGATGAAGAACTCCTCCGGCTCGCCCGTCACCTTCACGATCCGCGCGAACGCCTACCGCACGGACGGCCCGTGGACCTACACGGTCCCGGCGAACTCCTCGCGCGAGGACTTCTTCAACGCCGTGGCCTACAGCAAGGGCTGGTACGACTTCACGATCCTCGCCGACTCCGACGGCACCTGGTCGCGCCGCTACACGGGCCACATCGAAACGGGCTCGGCCAGCATCACGGGGTCGTAG
- a CDS encoding 3-isopropylmalate dehydrogenase: MSTSINLAVIPGDGIGQEVVAQGLKVLTAVLPQDVKLESKQYDLGAQRWHRTGETLPDAELEALKHHDAILLGAIGDPSVPSGVLERGLLLKLRFAFDHFINLRPSKLFPNTATPLAGRPEIDFVVVREGTEGPYTGNGGSLRTGTPAEVATEVSINTAYGVERVVRDAYERANARPRKKLTLVHKNNVLVYAGHMWKNIFDKVGQEYPEVTTDYLHVDAATIFFVTQPERFDVIVTDNLFGDILTDLAAAVTGGIGLAASGNINPTGAFPSMFEPVHGSAPDIAGTGKADPTATILSVALLLRHLGYEAQAVRIEDAVSADLAERDGTFRSTDAIGDALAARVAG, encoded by the coding sequence ATGTCGACCAGCATCAATCTCGCAGTGATCCCCGGTGATGGCATCGGCCAGGAAGTCGTGGCTCAGGGACTCAAGGTCCTTACCGCGGTCCTGCCCCAGGATGTGAAGCTGGAGAGCAAGCAATACGATCTCGGCGCCCAGCGCTGGCACCGCACCGGTGAGACCCTCCCGGACGCGGAGCTCGAAGCCCTCAAGCACCACGACGCGATCCTGCTGGGTGCCATCGGCGACCCCTCGGTCCCGTCCGGCGTGCTGGAGCGCGGCCTGCTGCTGAAGCTCCGCTTCGCCTTCGACCACTTCATCAACCTGCGTCCGTCGAAGCTGTTCCCGAACACGGCCACCCCGCTGGCCGGCCGCCCGGAGATCGACTTCGTCGTGGTCCGCGAGGGCACCGAGGGCCCGTACACCGGCAACGGCGGCAGCCTGCGCACCGGCACCCCCGCCGAGGTGGCCACCGAGGTCAGCATCAACACCGCGTACGGCGTTGAGCGCGTCGTCCGTGACGCGTACGAGCGGGCGAACGCCCGCCCCCGCAAGAAGCTGACGCTGGTCCACAAGAACAACGTCCTCGTGTACGCGGGCCACATGTGGAAGAACATCTTCGACAAGGTCGGCCAGGAATACCCCGAGGTCACCACCGACTACCTGCACGTCGACGCCGCGACGATCTTCTTCGTCACCCAGCCGGAGCGCTTCGACGTCATCGTCACGGACAACCTCTTCGGTGACATCCTCACCGACCTGGCCGCCGCCGTGACCGGCGGAATCGGCCTCGCCGCCTCCGGGAACATCAACCCGACCGGCGCCTTCCCGTCCATGTTCGAGCCCGTCCACGGCTCTGCCCCGGACATCGCCGGCACCGGCAAGGCCGACCCGACCGCGACGATCCTCTCCGTCGCCCTCCTGCTGCGTCACCTCGGCTACGAGGCCCAGGCCGTCCGCATCGAGGACGCGGTCTCCGCCGACCTGGCGGAGCGCGACGGAACCTTCCGCTCCACCGACGCGATCGGCGACGCCCTCGCCGCTCGGGTAGCCGGCTGA
- a CDS encoding NADP-dependent oxidoreductase: MTTNTACAVHQIARPTGFPTAGDFTYAAFPVPDPAPGTALVENLLLSVDPYHRGMMDGGEGGFELNTPLEGRSVGRVLASRDPGLREGDLVFHRAGWRTHALVTLGVDGTRTLRGHDGVPLEAYLSVLGGTGLTAYAALTRTAALRSGEDLFVSAAAGGVGTATGHIARLLGARRIIGSAGSAAKVRHLTGALGFDAAFDYHDGPVGEQLAQAAPDGIDVYVDNVGGDHLEGAIDALREYGRIAWVGAISMYNGDRSPAAPRNLFEVVHKSLRLEGVLVRNHTNLQDELEDFLVPHLRSGRIGTDTTVVQGFDRTVEAFLGMLHGDNTGKMLVRADG, encoded by the coding sequence ATGACCACGAACACCGCTTGCGCCGTCCACCAGATCGCCCGCCCCACCGGCTTCCCCACCGCCGGGGACTTCACCTACGCCGCCTTCCCGGTCCCGGATCCGGCGCCCGGCACCGCGCTCGTCGAGAACCTCCTGCTCTCCGTGGACCCGTACCACCGGGGCATGATGGACGGCGGCGAGGGCGGCTTCGAGCTGAACACCCCGCTGGAGGGCCGCTCGGTGGGCCGGGTGCTCGCCTCCCGCGACCCGGGGCTGCGCGAGGGCGACCTGGTCTTCCACCGCGCGGGCTGGCGGACCCACGCCCTGGTCACCCTCGGCGTGGACGGGACGCGGACCCTGCGGGGCCACGACGGCGTCCCGCTGGAGGCCTACCTCTCCGTCCTGGGCGGCACCGGCCTGACCGCGTACGCGGCCCTCACCCGGACGGCGGCACTGCGCAGCGGCGAGGACCTCTTCGTCTCCGCCGCCGCGGGCGGGGTCGGTACGGCCACCGGCCACATCGCCCGGCTGCTGGGCGCCCGGCGGATCATCGGCAGCGCGGGCTCGGCGGCCAAGGTCCGCCACCTCACCGGCGCGCTCGGCTTCGACGCGGCCTTCGACTACCACGACGGGCCGGTCGGCGAGCAGCTCGCGCAGGCCGCCCCGGACGGTATCGACGTCTACGTGGACAACGTCGGCGGGGACCACCTGGAGGGGGCGATCGACGCGCTGCGCGAGTACGGGCGGATCGCCTGGGTGGGCGCGATCTCGATGTACAACGGGGACCGTTCGCCGGCCGCGCCCCGCAACCTCTTCGAGGTCGTACACAAGTCCCTCCGCCTGGAAGGTGTATTGGTTCGCAATCACACCAATCTGCAGGATGAGTTGGAGGACTTCCTCGTCCCGCATCTGCGCAGCGGCCGGATCGGCACCGACACCACCGTTGTCCAGGGCTTTGACCGGACGGTTGAGGCCTTCCTGGGCATGCTCCACGGGGACAACACGGGCAAGATGCTGGTCCGGGCCGACGGCTGA
- the ureA gene encoding urease subunit gamma: MRLTPTERDRLLLRSAAELARARRARGLKLNVPEATALIADTVCEAARDGKRLAEAIEEARSVLGPGDVLPGVADVVAEVHVEAVFDDGSRLAVVSSPIQGAVPLGDDAPGAVVPGPGAPQPEPVLYLHVRNTAAVPVSVTSHFHFFEANPRLDFDRAAAYGMRLCVPAGSSVRFDPHGEGGVGLVPIGGDRIAIGFAGLVDGPLDAPGAKDEALRRAAACGYLGVTAEHEDGDRA, translated from the coding sequence GTGCGGCTGACCCCTACGGAGCGCGACCGGCTGCTGCTCCGCAGCGCTGCGGAGCTGGCCCGGGCCCGGCGGGCTCGTGGCCTGAAACTGAATGTCCCGGAGGCCACCGCGCTGATCGCGGACACGGTCTGCGAGGCGGCGCGCGACGGCAAGCGGCTCGCGGAGGCCATCGAGGAGGCCCGCAGCGTGCTGGGCCCGGGCGATGTCCTGCCGGGCGTCGCCGACGTGGTCGCCGAGGTGCACGTGGAGGCCGTCTTCGACGACGGATCCCGCCTCGCGGTGGTCTCGTCCCCCATCCAGGGCGCGGTCCCGCTCGGCGACGACGCCCCGGGCGCGGTCGTCCCCGGCCCCGGCGCCCCCCAGCCGGAGCCGGTCCTGTACCTGCACGTCCGCAACACCGCCGCCGTGCCGGTGAGTGTGACCTCGCACTTCCACTTCTTCGAGGCGAATCCGCGGCTCGACTTCGACCGCGCCGCGGCCTACGGGATGCGGCTGTGCGTGCCGGCGGGCTCGTCCGTCCGGTTCGACCCCCACGGCGAGGGCGGGGTCGGCCTCGTCCCCATCGGCGGGGACCGGATCGCGATCGGCTTCGCGGGCCTGGTCGACGGGCCCCTGGACGCACCCGGAGCCAAGGACGAGGCCCTGCGCCGCGCGGCGGCCTGCGGCTACCTCGGCGTCACCGCCGAACACGAGGACGGAGACCGGGCGTGA
- a CDS encoding cytosine permease, with the protein MPIEQRGVDTIPEDERTSGPRDLISILLGSNLCLGVIVFGWLPPSFGLGLWPSVTAIVTGTLVGIAFTAPLALVSLRTATNLSTSSGAQFGVRGRLVGSVVGLLLSLGYTALTLWIGGDVMVGVLSRLTGLPDTGATRGLMYGVLAACTVVAAVFGYRLLLRMSKILAIGMVVLLAIGVFAYSGDFTTAAPPDTAYLLGSFWPTWILAAVAAGLSGPVAFITLLGDYTRYISPRRHSSRKVLWATGFGLLFGLLIPQLFGTYTALAARAGAEYAGPLVAASPFWYLIPLLAAAAAGSVGNAGLMLYSMGLDLDAIVPRATRTTATLVAAAVSTAFVFIGSFEWDVQSAMTSFVLVLTAIGTPWAVITLIGYVRCRGRYDADALQVFNRRSVGGIYWYRSGWNVAATASWAIGAGIGLLAVTTPFYEGPLLSLTGGVDCSFVLSGLTGGLVYTALTARRSPAPAPAPAPAATAAEEPANA; encoded by the coding sequence ATGCCCATCGAACAGCGCGGAGTCGACACCATCCCCGAGGACGAGCGGACGAGCGGTCCCCGTGACCTGATCTCGATCCTTCTCGGCTCCAACCTCTGCCTCGGTGTGATCGTCTTCGGCTGGCTGCCCCCGTCCTTCGGACTGGGCCTGTGGCCCTCGGTCACCGCCATCGTGACCGGCACGCTCGTCGGCATCGCCTTCACCGCGCCGCTGGCGCTCGTCTCCCTGCGCACCGCGACCAATCTCTCGACCTCCAGCGGCGCGCAGTTCGGCGTCCGCGGCCGGCTCGTGGGCTCGGTGGTGGGCCTGCTGCTCTCACTCGGCTACACCGCGCTGACCCTGTGGATCGGCGGCGACGTGATGGTGGGCGTCCTCTCGCGGCTCACCGGGCTGCCGGACACCGGCGCCACGCGCGGCCTGATGTACGGCGTACTGGCCGCGTGTACCGTCGTCGCCGCCGTCTTCGGCTACCGGCTGCTGCTGCGCATGAGCAAGATCCTGGCCATCGGCATGGTGGTGCTGCTGGCCATCGGCGTCTTCGCCTACTCCGGGGACTTCACCACCGCGGCCCCGCCGGACACGGCGTACCTGCTCGGCTCCTTCTGGCCGACCTGGATCCTCGCCGCCGTCGCCGCCGGGCTCAGCGGCCCGGTCGCCTTCATCACCCTGCTCGGCGACTACACCCGTTACATCTCCCCGCGGCGGCACAGCTCCCGCAAGGTGCTGTGGGCCACCGGGTTCGGACTGCTCTTCGGCCTCCTGATCCCGCAGCTCTTCGGCACCTACACGGCACTCGCCGCCCGGGCCGGAGCCGAGTACGCCGGCCCGCTGGTGGCGGCCTCGCCCTTCTGGTACCTGATCCCGCTGCTCGCCGCCGCCGCGGCCGGCTCGGTCGGCAACGCCGGGCTGATGCTCTACTCGATGGGCCTCGACCTCGACGCCATCGTGCCCAGGGCCACCCGGACCACGGCCACCCTGGTCGCCGCGGCGGTCTCCACGGCCTTCGTCTTCATCGGCTCCTTCGAGTGGGACGTGCAGTCCGCGATGACCTCGTTCGTGCTGGTGCTGACCGCGATCGGCACCCCGTGGGCCGTGATCACCCTCATCGGGTACGTGCGCTGCCGCGGACGCTACGACGCCGACGCGCTCCAGGTCTTCAACCGCCGCTCGGTGGGCGGGATCTACTGGTACCGCTCCGGCTGGAACGTCGCCGCCACCGCCTCGTGGGCGATCGGCGCGGGCATCGGCCTGCTCGCCGTGACCACCCCCTTCTACGAGGGCCCGCTGCTCTCGCTCACCGGCGGCGTGGACTGCTCCTTCGTCCTGTCCGGCCTGACGGGCGGGCTCGTGTACACCGCCCTCACCGCCCGCCGCTCCCCCGCCCCGGCTCCGGCTCCGGCTCCGGCGGCCACCGCCGCCGAGGAGCCGGCGAACGCCTGA
- a CDS encoding urease subunit alpha translates to MDPHEYASVFGPRAGDRVRLGDSGLTVRVERDAQRPGDEFLAGFGKTARDGLHLKAAAVRETCDVVISNVLVIDAVLGIRKVSIGIREGRIHAIGRAGNPDTLDGVDVVVGTGTTIVSGEGLIATAGAVDTHVHLLSPRIMEASLAAGVTTIIGQEFGPVWGVGVNSPWALKHAFNAFDAWPVNIGFLARGSSSDPAPLVEALAEGGASGFKVHEDMGAHTRALDTALRVAEEHDVQVALHSDGLNECLSVEDTLRVLEGRTIHAFHIEGCGGGHVPNVLKMAGVPNVIGSSTNPTLPFGRDAVAEHYGMIVSVHDLKPDLPGDAAMARDRIRAGTMGAEDVLHDLGAIGITSSDAQGMGRAGETIRRTFAMAAKMKGELGPMDGDGEGDDNARVLRYIAKLTINPAIAHGLAHEIGSIEVGKLADIVLWRPQFFGAKPQLVLKAGFPAYGVTGDPNAATDTCEPLVLGPQFGAHGATAADISVAFVSAAAAALGSDEMPTRRRRVAVRGTRGIGPKDLLLNSRVGAVDVDARSGLVSLDGEPLRSEAAESVSLNRLYFL, encoded by the coding sequence ATCGACCCGCACGAGTACGCGTCCGTCTTCGGCCCCCGCGCCGGGGACCGGGTGCGCCTCGGTGACTCGGGGTTGACCGTCCGCGTCGAGCGCGACGCGCAGAGGCCGGGGGATGAGTTCCTGGCGGGTTTCGGGAAGACGGCCCGTGACGGGCTGCACCTGAAGGCCGCCGCGGTGCGTGAGACCTGCGATGTGGTGATCAGCAACGTGCTGGTCATCGACGCCGTGCTCGGGATCCGCAAGGTGTCGATCGGTATCCGCGAGGGCCGGATCCACGCGATCGGCCGGGCCGGCAACCCCGACACCCTCGACGGCGTCGACGTGGTCGTCGGCACCGGCACGACGATCGTGTCCGGCGAGGGCCTGATCGCGACCGCCGGAGCCGTCGACACCCACGTCCACCTGCTCTCCCCGCGGATCATGGAAGCCTCGCTCGCCGCGGGTGTCACCACGATCATCGGCCAGGAGTTCGGCCCCGTCTGGGGCGTCGGTGTCAACTCCCCGTGGGCGCTGAAGCACGCCTTCAACGCCTTCGACGCCTGGCCGGTCAACATCGGATTCCTCGCCCGCGGCTCCTCCTCGGACCCCGCCCCGCTGGTCGAAGCGCTCGCCGAGGGCGGCGCGTCCGGCTTCAAGGTCCACGAGGACATGGGCGCGCACACCCGGGCCCTGGATACGGCGCTGCGGGTGGCCGAGGAGCACGACGTGCAGGTGGCCCTGCACAGTGACGGTCTGAACGAGTGCCTGTCGGTCGAGGACACCCTGCGGGTGCTGGAGGGGCGGACCATCCACGCCTTCCACATCGAGGGCTGCGGCGGCGGGCACGTTCCCAACGTCCTGAAGATGGCGGGCGTCCCGAACGTCATCGGTTCCTCGACCAATCCCACGCTGCCGTTCGGCCGGGACGCGGTCGCCGAGCACTACGGCATGATCGTCTCCGTCCACGACCTCAAGCCCGACCTGCCCGGCGACGCCGCCATGGCCCGCGACCGCATCCGCGCCGGGACGATGGGTGCCGAGGACGTACTCCACGACCTCGGGGCCATCGGCATCACGTCCTCCGACGCGCAGGGCATGGGCCGGGCGGGCGAGACGATCCGCCGCACCTTCGCGATGGCCGCCAAGATGAAGGGCGAGCTCGGCCCGATGGACGGCGACGGCGAGGGCGACGACAACGCCCGCGTCCTGCGCTACATCGCCAAACTCACCATCAACCCGGCCATCGCCCACGGACTCGCCCACGAGATCGGCTCCATCGAAGTCGGCAAACTCGCCGACATCGTGCTCTGGCGCCCGCAGTTCTTCGGCGCCAAGCCCCAGCTCGTACTGAAGGCCGGCTTCCCCGCCTACGGCGTCACCGGCGACCCGAACGCCGCCACCGACACCTGCGAACCGCTGGTCCTCGGACCGCAGTTCGGCGCGCACGGAGCCACGGCCGCCGACATCTCCGTCGCCTTCGTCTCCGCCGCGGCCGCGGCCCTCGGCAGTGACGAGATGCCGACCCGGCGCCGCCGCGTCGCCGTCCGCGGTACCCGGGGGATCGGCCCCAAGGACCTCCTGCTCAACTCCCGGGTGGGCGCGGTCGATGTGGACGCGCGCAGCGGACTGGTCTCCCTCGACGGGGAACCGCTGCGCTCCGAAGCCGCCGAATCGGTCTCCCTCAACCGCCTGTACTTCCTGTAA